Proteins from a single region of Haloarcula laminariae:
- a CDS encoding site-specific integrase translates to MAGKEFTPLSPRQVQAFERAIEQSDVPVRALTGQFLLHTGMRNGEYNHMRPSWLSTDDEDFLINIPEKEECVKGAGPTGAGNRKQRNLNDRGEPCTKCRNKSHREDDFWEATTSAATRTIWISRSHQTLIELLDWWKRGFDFIPLSHRGVNYHLNQLADEAGLDRRVTAQDLRFTHGMMLGREGWTAPQIKERLGYSSLEPAQQFTTDPE, encoded by the coding sequence ATGGCAGGAAAGGAGTTCACGCCGCTCTCTCCCCGACAAGTACAGGCCTTCGAAAGGGCAATCGAACAATCTGATGTACCGGTTAGAGCATTAACTGGGCAGTTCCTCCTCCATACCGGGATGCGGAATGGAGAGTACAATCATATGCGTCCGTCGTGGCTATCAACGGACGACGAAGACTTTCTAATCAACATTCCCGAAAAAGAGGAGTGCGTCAAAGGGGCTGGTCCAACAGGAGCTGGGAATCGAAAACAGAGAAATCTGAACGACAGGGGTGAGCCCTGTACTAAATGTCGAAATAAATCGCACCGGGAAGACGACTTTTGGGAGGCCACTACCTCAGCAGCTACCCGAACAATTTGGATCAGCAGAAGCCACCAAACGCTAATCGAGCTTCTAGACTGGTGGAAACGGGGATTCGACTTCATTCCGCTATCTCACAGGGGCGTCAACTATCATCTCAACCAGCTCGCTGATGAAGCAGGCTTGGATCGGCGTGTAACTGCACAAGACCTCCGGTTTACACATGGAATGATGTTAGGAAGGGAAGGCTGGACAGCGCCCCAGATTAAGGAGCGACTGGGCTACAGTTCGCTCGAACC